The window AACACCTCTTGGTGGTTGCGTACCAGCGAAGTGCTCAAGACTGCTATATCTAGAACTCGAAATGAGGCTGGCAGGTAACATTTGCCCAACATGAACACTTGAAGTTTGAGTCGGGGATGACAGAAGAGAGAGAGCACAATCGGCGTCGAGAGCTTGCATTAATCCGTCCGAGAGAATCTCGTCGCCGCCGCCGCTTTCTGCTGAACAAACAATCTTGAGGAGTGGCTGACAGGGTTCTATTCCTGTCCCGTCGAAGGAAAAAACTTTGCCATAGTTATGACAGAAGGATTGATGAGCCTTCACTGCATTTTCTTCAGTTTTAACAACTGCAGACCAGTTGTTGGGCTTTGACAAATGAGTTTGGGAGATGGGAGGGTATGCTGAGAACCTCCTGGTGCCTGCAAGTAAATGGAAGCCTTTATAGGCCTGATATACCTACACAGCAAATAACCAGGCAAGTCCAAACCTTGCGGAATTGGAAAGAGGCTAGCTGAAGTAATTGACTCTGGTTgaggttttcttcttcttctgttgtgTCCATCGAGGCGTCTCCTGCAGCTTCTCTTTACCTCATCAAACTCCACCAACAAGTGAAACCTGCAAGCACCATCAATCACCAACGCCGTtgaaaactcaaaaaaaaaaggaaCTAAAAAGAGGAAGGATGACCTTTTTAGATACAAACAACAGAGAAATTGCTTGTAGCAAGGATCCAATGAGCAAAACGTCTTTCATTCTAATGAAAGGATTTAACGTACTTGCTCTGTTTCATTCATTACCTGCTGCACTGCTGACAAAACCTCTGTTCCACGCCGCCCACCGTCACGACCGGCGTCTTCGAGTGGGCCTCGCAGACCTTGTGTCGCCGATGGTACTCTCTGCAATCACTGAGATCGTATTCGCAGCCGTCGACCGAGCACGATACGTTCTGACCGGCTGCGTTTGGTGCGCGAGCCCTCTTCGACGGACTGGATGACGAAACAGCCACCGTCGTCATCTCAGGTTGGTCTTCCCGCTTCTCCGGCGGTTCAGGATTGCCCGATCCCCCTGGCTTCAGATCAACCGAACAGTTTACGCCGTTAGCCTGACCTCCCAGGCTGCAAATCGGCCCGACAGTTCCGCCAGCGTGGTTGGATTCAGCATTTTGATCCGTTTCTGCCAAATCCCATGGCGGAATCTTGTAACCCCATTCCATCGAAGCAGCAGCCTTGTTGGTCTTCTGCTCTCTTTCTAACGTAATCCTCCTAATCTAGTTCAAATCTTCGATTCAAACTTCATCCGATTCTCAGGAAaaagaagaacaaaaaaaaagtaAGCTCGGAAAGGATCAGAAATTAACTGAACTCATGTCACACAAGCCCTAGAAGCATATAAATTAGGAATTTAGCAGATGAACACGAGAAGACATACTATATCCACATCAAGGTACAGACAATTCCATCTGGAGATTAGGGCTGTGAGGCTGCAGCAGAAACAAGTAAACAATCAAAGGGACGATGAATTTGAGAGGCGAAATAGAAGCATGCAAACATCAAAGGAAATCAGGAGCCGAAGTTAAAGCAAATCAGAAGATTGCGATACCAAGAACAAGTGAGGAGGAAAGAGAAACCACCGGGATTTGTTGACGTACTGAGAAACACCCGCATACATATAGACCCAAATGGCTTCTGAGTTCTGAGtgcataaattatttatttatacttTAGATTTATCTGATAAATGAATATAAAACAAATCATCTATCTCCCTAGTTGGAACCATGGGAAGGACTCAAACTTTAACGGGAGTTAATCGTCGATTTTTAGAATGTCGATTCTTAATCTTAAtcgtcaaaatatatatatatatatatatatatatgcagaagattatttaactttttgaatttaTCAGGAGACCTACTATATTTTAATAATAACTAAAGATatactaatttatttaatttttctattctaCCCCTTTTGTCAAATACATACAACCACAATCTCTCTCTCCATCGCTCTCTACTCTGTCTCACTACCCGTGAAAAACTAATCTCTTTCTCATCTATCGATTTAttctattcaaatttatttttttcaaaatatctccACCAGAAaagactaaaaataataatagataatatttttgaaCACCTTATCACATCAGAAATCTACAGGATTgattgacctagagagctccgattgtactcATTTCAGGTCTTGTGAATTTCTGATGCtccaaagagttcaaatatgttattcattatttattttgacttcttcggaggaattaaaatattattgaaagaatCGATTGATATCTCATATACATTGGGCTTGATATAAAATCCTACCTtcggagaagtcgaaataaataatgaaagacatATTTGGACTACTTGCAACCTCAGAactccataggaactgaaatgagtacaaTTGAAACTCTCTATGTCGATTAATGGATTTCGACTTAAATCGATCAAAATCAGTCGAAATATCAtgttgagcctgatatgatttTATATCATGTCCAACATGGATCTGATATGAGTTCATATAAGGCCTGACGTGGGATTTTGGCCGATTTCGGTCGAAATCCATTAATCTACCTGAAGAGCTCCGATTACACATATTTCAGATCTTGTGGATTCCTAAGGTTGCAAAGAGTCTAAATATGCCTCCCATTGTTTATTTTGCCTTCTCTGAAGGTGAGATTTTATATCAAGCCTAAGGTGAAATTTTAGCCGATTTCGGTTGAAATCCATTAATTgacttagagagctccgattgtatcCAAGTTTTGTGGATTcctgaggttgcaaggagtccGAATATGTTCTCCATTTTTTAATTTGAGCTTCTCTGGAGGTGAGATTTTTTATCAGGCCCAATGTTGAATTCCAGCTAATTTTTCAaataacattttaacacatccgaaaaagtcgaaataaacaatggatagcatatttgaactctttacaACCTAAGAAATTTACAGGACCTAAAATCGGTGTAATCGGAGTTCTATAGGTCAATCAATGGATTTCGGTCAAGACCATTGATTGCCCTATTGTATTTATTTcaggtcctgtggatttctaaatttgtaatgagttcaaatatactatttattatttattttggctttatTGGGCATGATAtgaactcatatcaggcccaacgtgagatTTCGATTAGTTTCGGTTGAAATCCAttaatcgacctagagagctccaattgTACCTATTTTAGGttctatggatttctgaggttgcaaggagtccaaatatgtcatccattgtttattttgacttctctgGAGATGAGATtttatatcaggcctaacgtatGTGAGATATCAGCCGattctttcaataatattttaatacctctggagaagtcgaaataaataatgaataacatatttgaactccttaaaACTTCATAAATCCACAGGatctgaaatgggtgcaatcagagctctctaggtcaatcaatggattttgaccgaaatccaccgATTGACCTAGAGAACTCTGATTACACCCATTTTAGGTCCTATGAATTTCTTAggttgtaaagatttcaaatatcATATCCATTGTCTATTTTAGTTTCTTTGGacgtgttaaaatattatttgaaaaaattgGCTGAAATTCAGCATTGGATCTGATATAAAATCTCACTTCCGGagaagctgaaataaataatggaggacATATTTAGACTCTTTGCAACCTCAGGAATCCACAGGACCTAAAATGAGTGTAATTGGAACTCTCTAGGTTGATTAatagattttgaccaaaatcgacTGAAATCCCACGTTGGGCGTGATATAAAATCTCACCTCcggagtgttgggtttttcgggcagcgaaaaccgcttttcgcgtcgcggaaaccccgaatcacccaaggccaacggatccgtgcaaggaaaaacaaaaataaatacgagtacgagtttgaaaaaccttttagatctactcctagatctatatgttaagaactttacccttgttgcgtgcctttcgcgttcccgctcgtccaaggagttgtcggatctctagaccgtcaagcgtcggtcctctagaagtatccacacggacacgtaggtggagaaaaccttacacaaaggtgtgttagcaccttggtaagattcggccaaggcaaggaggagagggagaggaagagcttcttgaggaggaagaagaagatacaccacttgaatggaaaaatgaattcacattcaaaatcaaatgtggccggccactctccatggtgAAAACCcctaaattaattgcattaattgcaattaatatgaaaccattaaagagaatggctttgtaacttccatgaggtggcacccatgatgatgtggagtatcatcattggtccacctaatgccaactcaccaatgaggtgacaaaaggtcaagtcaaaattaacctttggtcttccttcttaagtcaagtcaaacttgacccaatctcttccatggttgatctaatctaaccatttgattcaagccaacttaatataatgaatctaattcatttaattaaattgattcaatgagtcaaaatcaaaattagactcattgaacacatgaatcaacttgagtcaaactcaagttagcccaattaggattactcttaatccaatttgattcatcaaatgaatctaatcctcttggttcatcatatgaacctaatttccatctaattgtcctaagtgtgtgaccctataggttcttgtaacgttggcaatgccctaaacctatttaggagcataagtaatgagcggtatctagcaacacatcattactacccaagttacaagaatgtcgagatccgacatcaccttgtgactactaattgtgactcctcacaatatgtgacattgtccttctatccttgacatctagattgatcaatataaggcatagaccgtgtcatcctctaatcaatctaaatcttgaactccaagtagactcactcgatcaaatgagctcaacatctaatgttgactcatttgggcatgaccatgcacttcgtggtctaactctatcaagaatattgatgtcgctcccgtcatatgggagggatagatcccatctacatcactcacatccctctgcataatttgttacatacccagtaatcgcctttatagtccaccctgttacgggtgacgtttgacgaaaccaaagtacataactccttatgtagagatccatggtgacttcaggtcaaaggactaatagtcatactaatagccacatgagaaagtatatgacactcatataacgatccatgatactttctcatggcgggtcattcagtatacattctccaatgcatacccatgtgtcaacttgatatctccatatccatgacttgtgagatcaagtcatcgagttgacctacatgctagtcttattgcattaacattgtccctgaatgttaatactcgactaggaatgatttagagtagtgttccctatatcatctcactatcgattcaactaatcgattgatataggtatgaaccttctactcaaggatgctattatacttagtctatttgacactaatacaaataagtataataaccaaacaaatgcctttattaatatacaagaatatgatacaatgagtccatacaatcatcaaatgattggctctagggctctaactaacaatctcccactagcactagtgccaatcagtataggctctaaggcctaatgacctagtgtgaccatcatgcttcctctgtgccaaagccttggtcaagggatctgcgatgttagcctctgtaggtactctgcaaatcttcacatctcctctatcgataatctctcgaatgaga is drawn from Zingiber officinale cultivar Zhangliang chromosome 1B, Zo_v1.1, whole genome shotgun sequence and contains these coding sequences:
- the LOC121979184 gene encoding squamosa promoter-binding-like protein 16, giving the protein MEWGYKIPPWDLAETDQNAESNHAGGTVGPICSLGGQANGVNCSVDLKPGGSGNPEPPEKREDQPEMTTVAVSSSSPSKRARAPNAAGQNVSCSVDGCEYDLSDCREYHRRHKVCEAHSKTPVVTVGGVEQRFCQQCSRFHLLVEFDEVKRSCRRRLDGHNRRRRKPQPESITSASLFPIPQGTRRFSAYPPISQTHLSKPNNWSAVVKTEENAVKAHQSFCHNYGKVFSFDGTGIEPCQPLLKIVCSAESGGGDEILSDGLMQALDADCALSLLSSPTQTSSVHVGQMLPASLISSSRYSSLEHFAGTQPPRGVLPTAFSCSRAKDEQVGGVVVSDADGLPCQGMFRVGRSEESPGGVSESLPFS